One window of Perca flavescens isolate YP-PL-M2 chromosome 15, PFLA_1.0, whole genome shotgun sequence genomic DNA carries:
- the coro1a gene encoding coronin-1A has translation MSRKVVRSSKFRHVFGQAVKADQCYDDIRISQMTWDSNFCSVNPKFVAMIVDASGGGAFMVLPLSKTGRIDMSYPTVCGHTGPVLDIEFCPHNDNIIASGSEDCSVMIWEIPDGGLTTSLTNPVVKLDGHSKRVGILSWHPTAHNVLMSAGCDNVVILWNVARGEAVVRIDSVHPDLIYSACWNQDGSQILTSCKDKTMRVLDPRKGTVIIEKEKPHEGSRPVRAVFVADGKILTTGFSRMSERQVALWDPKNFGEPLTLQELDTSSGVLLPFFDPDTGVVYLCGKGDSSIRYFEVTDEAPYVHYLSMYGSKESQKGMGYMPKRGLEVNKCEIARFYKLHERKCEPIVMTVPRKSDLFQEDLYPDTVGPEPSVEADEWFQGKEGQPIMISLKDGFVATTKTKEFKVHKTLLKTTAASAGNQHDNSGEVQSLRKEVKDLKAAIEELTNRVKELESKH, from the exons ATGTCCAGGAAGGTTGTCAGGTCCAGTAAGTTCCGTCACGTCTTTGGCCAGGCTGTCAAAGCTGACCAATGCTACGATGACATCCGAATCTCCCAGATGACGTGGGACAGCAACTTTTGCTCTGTTAACCCCAAGTTTGTGGCCATGATTGTGGACGCCAGTGGCGGAGGAGCCTTCATGGTGTTGCCCCTGAGCAAG ACAGGACGTATCGACATGTCCTACCCCACTGTGTGCGGCCACACAGGACCGGTCCTGGACATTGAGTTTTGTCCTCACAATGACAACATCATTGCCAGTGGCTCTGAGGACTGCAGTGTCATG ATTTGGGAGATCCCGGACGGCGGGCTGACCACGTCACTCACAAATCCTGTTGTCAAGCTGGACGGCCACTCCAAACGTGTTGGCATCCTGAGCTGGCACCCCACCGCCCACAATGTGCTGATGAGTGCAG GCTGTGATAATGTGGTGATCCTGTGGAATGTGGCTCGTGGGGAGGCAGTAGTGAGGATCGACAGCGTTCACCCTGACCTCATCTACAGCGCCTGCTGGAACCAGGACGGCTCCCAGATTCTCACCTCCTGCAAGGACAAGACCATGCGGGTGCTGGACCCACGCAAGGGCACCGTCATCATT gagaaggagaagccTCATGAGGGCTCCAGGCCTGTCAGGGCCGTGTTCGTTGCCGATGGGAAGATCCTCACTACCGGCTTCAGTCGCATGAGTGAGAGACAGGTGGCGCTGTGGGACCCA AAGAACTTTGGAGAGCCACTGACCCTGCAGGAACTGGACACCAGTAGTGGCGTCCTTCTGCCATTTTTTGACCCAGACACTGGTGTCGTCTACCTCTGTGGCAAG GGGGACAGCAGTATCCGTTACTTTGAGGTGACAGATGAAGCTCCTTATGTCCACTACCTGTCCATGTACGGCAGCAAGGAGAGCCAAAAGGGGATGGGATACATGCCCAAGAGAGGCCTGGAGGTCAACAAATGTGAAATTGCCAG GTTCTACAAACTCCATGAGAGGAAATGTGAGCCCATAGTCATGACGGTGCCACGCAAG TCTGATCTGTTCCAGGAGGATCTGTACCCAGACACCGTCGGCCCTGAGCCTTCAGTCGAAGCTGATGAGTGGTTTCAAGGAAAAGAAGGCCAGCCTATTATGATCTCTCTAAAGGACGGGTTTGTAGCAACCACCAAAACCAAGGAGTTCAAAGTTCACAAGACTCTTCTGAAGACCACGGCTGCTTCTGCTGGGAATCAGCATGACAACAGTGGG gagGTTCAGTCCTTGAGAAAGGAGGTGAAAGACCTGAAAGCAGCAATAGAGGAGCTGACCAACCGTGTGAAGGAGCTGGAGAGCAAGCATTAA
- the cldni gene encoding claudin i yields MGSVGVQIVCVALCVFGLIGVIVCCAVPLWKVSSFTGSNIVTAQSTQEGLWTSCVVQSTGQQQCKNYESLLVLPSDLQAARAMTIISCMLSCLSLLILFCGADFTTCIENEDAKPKISLVAGVGMLLAGLLVIIAVSWSANTVVTDFNNPLVPASNKKELGPCIFVGWGAGVLLLLGGGLICCFSRPKSGSSGGAAKYYSNSSAPVANKNYV; encoded by the exons ATGGGATCTGTTGGAGTTCAGATTGTATGTGTGGCCCTCTGTGTCTTTGGCCTGATTGGGGTCATCGTATGCTGCGCTGTCCCACTCTGGAAAGTGTCCTCCTTCACGGGATCCAACATCGTGACTGCACAG agcacACAGGAGGGCCTGTGGACGAGCTGTGTGGTGCAGAGTACCGGACAGCAGCAATGCAAGAACTACGAGTCCCTGCTGGTGTTGCCCTCTGATCTGCAGGCCGCCCGTGCCATGACCATCATCAGCTGCATGTTATCCTGCCTCAGCCTCCTCATCTTATTCTGTGGGGCCGACTTCACCACCTGCATAGAGAACGAAGATGCCAAGCCCAAGATCAGCTTGGTGGCCGGGGTGGGCATGCTGCTGGCCGGCCTCCTGGTAATCATCGCCGTCAGCTGGTCCGCTAACACTGTTGTGACAGACTTCAACAACCCCCTGGTGCCGGCTTccaacaagaaggagctggGACCGTGTATCTTTGTGGGCTGGGGGGCCGGCGTGCTGCTCCTTCTGGGCGGAGGTCTGATCTGCTGCTTCAGCAGGCCCAAATCCGGCAGCTCCGGTGGAGCGGCCAAGTACTACAGCAATAGTTCCGCCCCCGTCGCCAATAAAAATTATGTGTAG
- the ppp1caa gene encoding protein phosphatase 1, catalytic subunit, alpha isozyme a, whose protein sequence is MAEPDKLNIDSIIQRLLEVKGSRPGKNVQLTEGEIRGLCLKSREIFLSQPILLELEAPLKICGDVHGQYYDLLRLFEYGGFPPESNYLFLGDYVDRGKQSLETICLLLAYKIKYPENFFLLRGNHECASINRIYGFYDECKRRYNIKLWKTFTDCFNCLPVAAIVDEKIFCCHGGLSPDLQTMEQIRRVMRPTDVPDQGLLCDLLWADPDKDVLGWGENDRGVSFTFGADVVAKFLHKHDMDLICRAHQVVEDGYEFFAKRQLVTLFSAPNYCGEFDNAGAMMSVDETLMCSFQILKPADKKLYPYGTGGMGSGRPVTPPRNSAKAPKAKK, encoded by the exons atggcgGAGCCAGACAAATTAAACATCGACTCTATAATTCAGCGTCTCTTGGAAG TCAAGGGCTCTCGACCGGGGAAGAATGTCCAACTGACAGAGGGTGAGATCCGTGGCCTTTGCCTAAAGTCCCGTGAAATCTTCCTGAGCCAGCCAATCCTGCTTGAACTAGAAGCTCCCCTCAAAATCTGTG GTGATGTCCATGGTCAGTACTATGATCTGCTCCGACTGTTTGAATATGGAGGCTTCCCCCCAGAAAGCAACTACCTGTTCCTGGGTGACTATGTAGACCGAGGGAAGCAGTCACTGGAGACTATCTGCCTGCTTCTAGCCTACAAGATCAAATATCCAGAGAACTTTTTCCTGCTGCGTGGAAACCATGAATGCGCTTCTATTAATCGAATCTATGGCTTTTATGACGAGT GTAAGCGACGGTATAATATTAAGCTGTGGAAGACCTTCACAGACTGCTTCAACTGTTTACCTGTGGCTGCCATTGTAGATGAGAAAATCTTCTGCTGTCATGGAG GCCTCTCTCCTGATCTTCAGACTATGGAGCAGATCCGCAGAGTAATGCGACCCACAGACGTGCCTGACCAGGGTTTGTTGTGTGACCTGCTGTGGGCTGATCCAGACAAAGATGTGCTTGGCTGGGGTGAAAACGACCGTGGTGTCTCCTTCACATTCGGGGCAGATGTGGTTGCCAAGTTTTTGCATAAACACGACATGGACCTAATATGCAGAGCGCATCAG GTGGTAGAAGACGGTTATGAGTTTTTTGCAAAGAGGCAACTTGTCACCTTATTCTCTGCTCCCAACTACTGTGGAGAGTTTGACAACGCCGGTGCCATGATGAGTGTGGATGAGACACTCATGTGCTCCTTCCAG ATTCTGAAGCCAGCAGATAAGAAATTGTATCCTTATGGCACAGGAGGAATGGGATCTGGGAGACCGGTCACCCCGCCGCGAAATTCAGCCAAGGCCCCCAAGGCCAAGAAATAA